From uncultured Roseateles sp., the proteins below share one genomic window:
- a CDS encoding peptidase M61 → MITYRIAIADLHAHQFRVTLTLPAPAADQCLSLPVWIPGSYLVREFARHLSGLQATQGGAEVPLIQTDKTSWRVACSGKAALLVSYLVYAFDNSVRTAFLDAQRGFFNGTGLCLRVEGRENEPHAIEVARLPAGWQVATGMAPVKVDARGQGRYEAADYDELVDHPFELGRFWRGEFIAAGVPHQFVVAGALPSFDGERLLADTKKICEAEIAFWHGAAKPASKRGKAQAPFDRYVFMLNAVEDGYGGLEHRASTALIANRRDLPRLDQAETSDAYVKLLGLISHEYFHTWNVKRLRPDAFRQFDYTRENHTELLWFFEGFTSYYDDLFLVRQGLIDERRYLELISRTVTGVLDSPGRKVQSVAQSSFDAWTKYYRQDENTPNSTISYYTKGAMLALALDLSLRTDDQSKGSLDDVMRGLWARSEGGLISEADVVEVVQQVAGRSMAAELQAWIHGTDDLPLPALLERVGVRWGSGCKPTLSQRLGLRVSESALTGVRATHVLTASAAQAAGLSAGDELLACNGWRLRRLDDALLTLDVARPDALELLISRDQRVLTLALKLPSDACAVPVKLSPAEKANARAIGLRRAWLTG, encoded by the coding sequence ATGATCACCTATCGCATCGCGATTGCCGACCTCCACGCCCACCAGTTCCGCGTCACGCTGACCCTGCCCGCGCCGGCCGCAGACCAGTGTTTGAGCCTGCCGGTCTGGATACCGGGCAGCTATCTGGTGCGTGAATTTGCCCGCCACCTCAGCGGCCTGCAGGCCACCCAGGGCGGGGCCGAGGTGCCGCTGATACAGACCGACAAGACCAGCTGGCGGGTGGCCTGCTCGGGCAAGGCGGCCCTGCTGGTCAGCTACCTGGTCTATGCCTTCGACAACTCGGTGCGCACGGCCTTTCTGGACGCCCAGCGAGGCTTCTTCAACGGCACTGGGCTGTGCTTGCGGGTCGAGGGGCGTGAGAACGAGCCCCATGCGATTGAAGTTGCCCGCCTGCCCGCCGGCTGGCAGGTTGCCACCGGCATGGCGCCGGTCAAGGTGGACGCCCGCGGCCAGGGCCGCTACGAGGCGGCCGACTACGACGAGCTGGTCGATCATCCGTTCGAGCTGGGCCGCTTCTGGCGCGGCGAATTCATTGCCGCCGGCGTGCCGCATCAATTCGTCGTCGCCGGCGCCTTGCCCAGCTTCGATGGCGAGCGGCTGCTGGCCGACACGAAAAAAATCTGCGAGGCCGAGATTGCCTTCTGGCATGGCGCGGCCAAGCCGGCTAGCAAGCGGGGCAAGGCCCAGGCGCCTTTCGATCGCTATGTCTTCATGCTGAACGCGGTGGAGGACGGCTATGGCGGCCTGGAGCACCGCGCCAGCACCGCGCTGATCGCCAATCGCCGCGATTTGCCGCGGCTGGACCAGGCCGAGACCAGCGACGCCTACGTCAAGCTGCTGGGCCTGATCAGCCACGAGTATTTCCACACCTGGAACGTCAAGCGGCTGCGGCCCGACGCCTTCCGCCAGTTCGACTACACGCGCGAAAACCACACCGAGCTGCTGTGGTTCTTCGAGGGTTTCACCTCCTACTACGATGATCTGTTCCTGGTGCGCCAGGGGCTGATCGACGAGCGCCGCTATCTGGAGCTGATCTCGCGCACCGTGACCGGTGTGCTCGACTCGCCGGGCCGCAAGGTGCAGAGCGTGGCCCAGTCCAGCTTCGATGCCTGGACCAAGTACTACCGCCAGGACGAGAACACGCCCAACTCGACCATCAGCTACTACACCAAGGGCGCGATGCTGGCGCTGGCGCTGGATCTGAGCCTGCGCACCGACGATCAATCCAAGGGCAGCCTGGACGATGTGATGCGCGGACTGTGGGCGCGCAGTGAAGGCGGGCTCATCAGCGAAGCCGATGTGGTCGAGGTGGTGCAGCAGGTGGCCGGCCGTTCGATGGCTGCCGAGTTGCAGGCCTGGATTCATGGCACCGACGACCTGCCGCTGCCGGCGCTGCTGGAGCGGGTTGGCGTGCGCTGGGGCTCTGGCTGCAAGCCCACCCTGAGCCAGCGCCTGGGCCTGCGCGTCAGCGAATCGGCGCTGACCGGCGTGCGTGCGACCCATGTGCTGACCGCCTCGGCCGCACAGGCGGCGGGCCTCTCGGCCGGAGACGAGCTGCTGGCCTGCAATGGCTGGCGTCTGCGACGGCTGGATGATGCACTGCTGACCCTCGATGTGGCCCGGCCCGATGCCCTGGAACTGCTCATTTCGCGCGACCAGCGTGTGCTGACCTTGGCACTGAAACTGCCGTCCGATGCCTGCGCCGTGCCCGTCAAACTCAGCCCGGCCGAGAAGGCCAACGCCCGCGCGATCGGCCTGCGCCGAGCATGGTTGACTGGCTGA
- a CDS encoding FAD-dependent monooxygenase: protein MNRFDVMVSGAGCVGRSLALALARQGLSIALLPGKAAAPAGEDVRAYALNASSVALLQALKVWDALPADAATPVYDMHIEGDRPGAQLDFSSWQQGVRELAWIVDAAALEAELATAVRFAPHIQIVDQPVPAALQALCEGKASQTRAALGVEFRAQAYGHTAIAARLVADRPHLGCARQWFRSPDVLALLPFNRPAPEQSYGLVWSMPEDSVPALLQANPEEFEAELNAASGGAAGTLRLASERMAWPLSVARAEKFTGPGWALLGDAAHVVHPLAGQGLNLGLADVAALSRVLAEREGWRELGDERLLRRYERERLAPTWAMGQMTDGLLRLFASEQAPLRELRNRGLTLVNTLTPLKRWLTARAG from the coding sequence ATGAACCGCTTCGATGTGATGGTGTCTGGTGCCGGCTGCGTGGGCCGCAGCCTGGCTTTGGCCCTGGCGCGCCAGGGCTTGAGCATTGCGCTGCTGCCGGGCAAGGCGGCCGCCCCTGCCGGTGAGGATGTGCGCGCCTATGCGCTGAATGCGTCTTCGGTGGCCTTGCTGCAGGCGCTGAAGGTCTGGGACGCGCTGCCGGCCGACGCGGCCACACCGGTCTACGACATGCATATCGAGGGCGACCGCCCCGGCGCCCAGCTCGATTTCTCGTCCTGGCAGCAGGGTGTGCGCGAGCTGGCCTGGATTGTCGATGCGGCGGCGCTGGAGGCCGAACTGGCCACGGCCGTGCGCTTTGCGCCCCATATCCAGATCGTCGATCAGCCGGTGCCCGCCGCCCTGCAGGCACTGTGCGAGGGCAAGGCCTCGCAGACCCGGGCTGCGCTGGGGGTCGAATTCAGAGCCCAAGCCTACGGCCACACAGCCATTGCCGCCCGCCTGGTGGCCGACCGGCCGCACCTGGGCTGCGCCCGCCAGTGGTTCCGTTCGCCCGACGTGCTGGCCCTTTTGCCGTTCAACCGGCCGGCGCCCGAGCAGTCCTACGGCCTGGTCTGGTCCATGCCCGAGGACAGTGTGCCCGCGCTGCTGCAGGCCAACCCTGAAGAATTCGAGGCAGAACTGAACGCTGCCTCAGGTGGCGCTGCCGGTACGCTGCGCCTGGCCAGCGAACGGATGGCCTGGCCGCTGAGCGTGGCGCGGGCCGAGAAATTCACCGGTCCGGGCTGGGCCCTGCTGGGCGACGCCGCCCATGTCGTGCATCCGCTGGCCGGCCAGGGGCTGAACCTGGGCCTGGCCGATGTGGCGGCGCTGAGCCGTGTGCTGGCCGAGCGCGAGGGCTGGCGCGAGCTGGGCGACGAGCGCCTGCTGCGCCGCTACGAGCGCGAGCGCCTGGCCCCGACCTGGGCCATGGGCCAGATGACCGATGGTTTATTGCGACTTTTTGCCAGCGAACAGGCGCCTTTGCGGGAACTTCGCAATCGCGGCCTGACTCTGGTGAATACACTGACGCCGCTCAAGCGCTGGCTGACCGCCCGTGCAGGCTGA
- a CDS encoding DsbC family protein, producing the protein MLIRTLTAIAALVVLTGSAVAQEAVIRKNLVERLPTLPKIDEVKLSSMPGLWEIRIGTEIRYTDAQGNYLIEGELIDLRSKRNLTEERVNKLTAIDFASLPLKDAIVWKTGTGKRRIAVFADPNCGYCKRFERALLEMKDITVYTFVVPILGGDSPEKSRAIWCAKEQQVTWRNWMLEGTAPPKVASACDESAIERNNALIRKHRINGTPAIVFEDGQRVPGALTAEQLEKRLQTQAVRS; encoded by the coding sequence ATGCTGATTCGTACATTGACCGCCATCGCTGCCCTGGTTGTGCTCACGGGCAGCGCCGTGGCGCAAGAGGCGGTCATCCGCAAGAACCTGGTCGAGCGCCTGCCGACCCTGCCCAAGATCGACGAGGTGAAGCTGTCCAGCATGCCGGGGCTGTGGGAAATCCGCATCGGCACCGAGATCCGCTACACCGACGCCCAGGGCAATTACCTGATCGAGGGCGAGCTGATCGATCTGCGCAGCAAGCGCAACCTGACCGAGGAGCGCGTCAACAAGCTGACCGCGATCGACTTTGCCAGCCTGCCGCTGAAGGACGCCATCGTCTGGAAGACCGGCACCGGCAAGCGCCGCATCGCCGTGTTCGCCGACCCGAACTGCGGCTATTGCAAGCGCTTCGAGCGGGCCTTGCTGGAGATGAAGGACATCACCGTCTACACCTTTGTGGTGCCCATTCTGGGCGGAGATTCGCCCGAGAAGAGCCGTGCCATCTGGTGCGCCAAGGAGCAGCAGGTGACCTGGCGCAACTGGATGCTGGAAGGCACGGCGCCGCCCAAGGTGGCGAGTGCCTGCGACGAATCGGCGATCGAGCGCAACAACGCGCTGATACGCAAGCACCGCATCAATGGCACGCCGGCCATCGTGTTCGAGGACGGCCAGCGCGTGCCCGGCGCCCTGACCGCCGAACAGCTGGAAAAGCGCCTGCAGACTCAAGCCGTGCGCTCCTGA
- a CDS encoding tetratricopeptide repeat protein codes for MVVSKIGRNDPCTCGSGKKYKHCCQARNETPALNTPAVDDRTRLALHDAMNHLQRGNLDAVLTICNHIFRTNPSQPDALHLRGMVKNERAQYDDALKDIERAIAIGANTSMYSNRGLVLRKMGRLQDAVASYRKSLEMNGQQALVHCNLGILLSSMNQWDEAKLAYASAIQIDPNNMEIYRCLGICQLSSGDIAAAVLSFKKCCELAPNTALAHTNLASALWAQGKLDDAISEYRTALNIDPANIQGLENLAVSLLMMNEIDEACEVFERVFQSKPGMGSRIQRDLILPHVVRSREELSLCRAEFERKLDVLIEDCEPMAAVDVRMRSSSIFRLAFHGKDDLPVMQKLASFYAKLFPGLDFKSPHLENAEPIQARHRIGFFSTYIHDHSVSRCFSDLICSLANDPRFEVFLITMRAPDKAAALDPYAGFTGKIIVAGADYLAARTAISSLKLDILAYQDIGMEEMSYFLAFSRLARFQCVLGGHPVTTGIPNMDYFVSSALCEPEHGQDHYTEKLVSMAGLTVVYQHPVIPEIMKTRHDFGLPLTGALYVCPMMLQKIHPDFDEAVARILEADPDGHVVFFEHKNARWHAALQQRLDSSIPSALRSRVIFLPWLVEYADFIAINALADVVLDTFHFGIGSTAIATYAVNTPVVTWPGAYARGRAALAYCNMLELPECVASDLDDYAAKAVALARDKPLREQVKSKIVANKNRLFDNKDPVKDYADLFLEWMASDHSARTSA; via the coding sequence ATGGTGGTGAGCAAGATTGGGCGAAACGACCCCTGCACATGCGGCAGCGGCAAAAAGTACAAGCATTGCTGCCAAGCTCGGAACGAAACCCCTGCGTTGAACACCCCAGCTGTTGACGACAGAACACGGTTGGCACTGCACGATGCGATGAATCATCTTCAGCGCGGAAATCTCGACGCGGTGCTCACAATCTGCAACCATATTTTCAGAACAAACCCCTCGCAGCCCGATGCATTGCACCTGCGCGGGATGGTGAAAAATGAGAGGGCGCAGTACGACGATGCCTTGAAAGACATAGAACGTGCCATCGCTATCGGTGCCAACACTTCAATGTATTCAAATCGCGGATTAGTGCTGCGGAAAATGGGGCGATTGCAAGACGCGGTGGCAAGCTACAGGAAGTCGCTGGAGATGAACGGTCAGCAGGCACTTGTTCACTGCAATTTGGGTATTTTGTTGTCGAGTATGAATCAGTGGGACGAAGCGAAGCTTGCTTATGCCAGTGCCATTCAGATCGATCCGAACAATATGGAGATATATCGCTGTCTCGGTATCTGCCAACTCAGCTCCGGTGATATTGCTGCGGCCGTGCTAAGTTTCAAGAAGTGTTGTGAGTTGGCTCCGAATACGGCCTTGGCGCATACCAATCTTGCCAGTGCGCTCTGGGCGCAGGGGAAGTTGGATGACGCAATATCTGAATATAGAACTGCCTTGAATATTGATCCTGCTAATATTCAAGGTTTGGAAAATCTTGCCGTAAGCCTGTTGATGATGAATGAGATCGACGAGGCGTGCGAAGTATTTGAGAGGGTATTTCAATCCAAGCCAGGTATGGGATCCAGAATCCAGCGCGACTTGATTCTTCCCCATGTCGTCCGGTCGCGTGAAGAATTGTCGCTGTGCAGAGCCGAATTTGAACGCAAGCTTGATGTGCTGATCGAAGACTGCGAGCCGATGGCTGCTGTTGACGTGAGGATGCGCAGCTCAAGTATTTTCAGGCTTGCGTTTCATGGCAAGGATGACTTGCCGGTGATGCAGAAATTGGCATCCTTTTATGCCAAGCTTTTTCCAGGCCTTGACTTCAAGTCACCGCATCTGGAAAATGCGGAGCCGATTCAGGCGCGGCATAGGATTGGTTTTTTCTCCACCTATATTCATGACCATTCGGTTTCTCGGTGTTTTTCCGACTTGATTTGTAGTCTGGCGAATGATCCGAGGTTTGAGGTTTTTCTGATCACCATGCGCGCACCCGACAAGGCCGCAGCCTTGGATCCTTATGCGGGATTCACCGGGAAAATCATCGTCGCTGGCGCTGACTACCTCGCGGCGCGAACGGCGATCAGCAGTTTGAAGCTTGACATTCTTGCCTATCAAGATATTGGTATGGAGGAAATGAGCTATTTCCTGGCGTTCTCTCGTCTGGCCCGTTTCCAATGCGTGCTGGGTGGCCACCCAGTGACCACGGGCATTCCAAACATGGACTACTTTGTTTCGAGTGCGCTCTGCGAGCCGGAGCATGGGCAGGATCATTACACCGAGAAACTGGTGTCGATGGCTGGATTGACGGTGGTGTATCAGCATCCGGTCATCCCGGAAATCATGAAGACTCGACATGACTTCGGTCTGCCCTTGACTGGGGCGCTCTATGTCTGCCCGATGATGCTGCAGAAGATCCACCCTGATTTTGACGAGGCAGTCGCACGTATTCTTGAGGCTGATCCTGACGGGCATGTGGTGTTTTTTGAGCACAAGAATGCGCGGTGGCATGCGGCATTGCAGCAGCGGCTCGATTCAAGTATTCCCTCCGCATTGAGAAGTCGCGTGATTTTTCTTCCTTGGTTGGTTGAGTATGCGGATTTCATCGCAATCAATGCTTTGGCTGATGTGGTACTGGATACTTTTCATTTCGGTATCGGCTCAACGGCGATCGCAACGTATGCAGTCAATACGCCTGTCGTGACTTGGCCTGGGGCGTATGCCCGTGGCCGAGCCGCGCTTGCCTACTGCAATATGCTTGAATTGCCGGAATGCGTCGCCTCGGATCTGGATGACTATGCTGCCAAAGCTGTGGCGCTGGCGCGCGACAAGCCTTTGCGCGAGCAGGTGAAATCAAAGATAGTGGCAAACAAGAACCGCTTGTTTGATAACAAGGATCCGGTCAAGGACTATGCGGATCTATTCTTGGAATGGATGGCGTCGGATCATTCTGCAAGGACTTCAGCATGA
- a CDS encoding DUF3429 domain-containing protein: protein MQAAPKGDIDKSSDRSAPASSPASNPVAMRLAYAGLLPFMLGTALVWLIGDRNLEAHAFVCLALSAYAALVISFLGGIHWGLAFRQKVPSPVPFVWGVVPSLAAWVAVVMPAYAGLVLHGVMLVLCYLVDRRLYPAQGAAAWLTLRFRLSAIAALSCFIAAAGS from the coding sequence ATGCAAGCGGCCCCCAAGGGGGATATTGACAAGTCCAGCGACAGATCGGCCCCCGCCAGTTCGCCGGCCAGCAATCCGGTGGCGATGCGACTGGCCTATGCCGGCCTGCTGCCCTTTATGCTGGGCACGGCCCTGGTCTGGCTGATCGGCGACCGCAATCTGGAGGCCCATGCCTTTGTCTGCCTGGCCCTGTCGGCCTATGCGGCGCTGGTGATCTCCTTTCTGGGTGGCATCCACTGGGGCCTGGCCTTCCGCCAGAAAGTGCCCTCGCCGGTGCCTTTCGTCTGGGGCGTCGTGCCCTCGCTGGCCGCCTGGGTGGCGGTGGTGATGCCGGCCTATGCGGGCCTGGTGCTGCATGGCGTGATGCTGGTGCTGTGCTATCTGGTCGATCGCCGCCTCTACCCGGCCCAGGGCGCCGCCGCCTGGCTGACCCTGCGTTTCCGGCTCAGCGCCATTGCCGCCCTGAGCTGCTTCATTGCCGCCGCCGGCAGCTGA
- a CDS encoding enoyl-CoA hydratase, with product MTYECILTDVRGDGARKTGLITLNRPKQLNALNDPLMDELGQALLAFDADDSIGCIVLTGSERAFAAGADIPTMAPHNFMSAFKSGLISKNWETILQVRKPVIAAVAGFALGGGCELAMMCDFIIAADTAKFGQPEIKLGIIPGAGGTQRLPRAVGKSKAMDMLLTARMMDAAEAERGGLVSRVVPADQLLTEALAAAETINGFSGPSAMLIKELVNLAYQGPLTDGVKVERRYFHALFGSDDQREGMDAFINKRKPDFKHS from the coding sequence ATGACTTATGAATGCATCCTCACCGACGTGCGCGGTGACGGCGCCCGCAAGACCGGCCTGATCACGCTGAACCGCCCCAAGCAGCTGAACGCGCTGAACGACCCGCTGATGGACGAGCTGGGCCAGGCCCTGCTGGCCTTCGATGCCGATGACAGCATCGGTTGCATCGTGCTGACCGGTTCCGAGCGGGCCTTTGCCGCCGGCGCCGACATCCCGACGATGGCACCGCACAATTTCATGAGTGCCTTCAAGAGCGGGCTGATCTCGAAGAACTGGGAAACCATTTTGCAGGTGCGCAAGCCGGTGATCGCCGCGGTGGCAGGCTTCGCCCTGGGCGGCGGCTGCGAGCTGGCGATGATGTGCGACTTCATCATTGCCGCCGACACGGCCAAGTTCGGGCAGCCCGAGATCAAGCTGGGCATCATCCCCGGCGCCGGCGGCACCCAGCGCCTGCCGCGTGCCGTCGGCAAGAGCAAGGCGATGGACATGCTGCTGACGGCGCGGATGATGGATGCCGCAGAGGCCGAACGTGGCGGCCTGGTGTCGCGCGTGGTGCCTGCCGACCAGCTCCTGACCGAGGCCCTGGCCGCGGCCGAGACCATCAACGGCTTCAGCGGCCCCTCGGCGATGCTGATCAAGGAACTGGTCAACCTGGCCTACCAGGGCCCATTGACCGACGGCGTCAAGGTCGAGCGCCGCTACTTCCATGCCCTGTTCGGCAGCGACGACCAGCGCGAAGGGATGGATGCCTTCATCAACAAGCGCAAGCCTGATTTCAAGCACAGTTGA
- a CDS encoding DUF4148 domain-containing protein produces MKNLTVFAAALLAATVAMADASTVTPLTRDQVVAELVRARASGELAAMNSENTAEFTGGALVAVSKTRAQVLAELKRAQANGELAALQGDGADAGYLAKLKPAKADPVVASKNGAAQ; encoded by the coding sequence ATGAAGAACCTGACCGTTTTCGCCGCCGCTCTGCTGGCCGCCACCGTTGCCATGGCCGATGCATCGACTGTCACCCCCTTGACCCGCGACCAAGTCGTGGCCGAATTGGTGCGCGCCCGCGCCAGTGGCGAATTGGCGGCGATGAACAGCGAGAACACCGCTGAATTCACTGGCGGCGCCCTGGTTGCCGTGTCCAAAACCCGCGCCCAGGTGCTGGCTGAGCTGAAGCGCGCCCAGGCCAACGGCGAACTGGCCGCCCTGCAAGGCGACGGCGCTGACGCCGGCTACTTGGCCAAGCTGAAGCCCGCCAAGGCCGACCCGGTGGTCGCCAGCAAGAACGGCGCAGCGCAGTAA
- a CDS encoding DUF3108 domain-containing protein, with protein MVDWLKRAALRTAGRRWGFALGALAVLGLHLWLALALDEMRLDWETVAEMPKRLQVAYVRELAQAEPPAPPPAVAPKSKPRAPEVAPVPASAPEPRPEPAPVTEPSPAVVAAASAPAIEAQPLPVEAPASAVAAVEPFEWPASTRLSYVLTGNYRGEVNGNAQVEWIRQGERYQINLDVAVGPSFAPLISRRMTSDGELTPQGLKPQRYDEDTKILFRERRRVSVLFQGADVVLANGKREAAEPGVQDTASQFVQLTWLFLTRREQFEPGRVVDMPLALPRKVYRWRYEVIGDETLYTPMGPLQTWHLKPQREAGGGDLTAEVWIAPRLQYLPVRLRIHQDADTFIDLMLKAPPVQAAP; from the coding sequence ATGGTTGACTGGCTGAAACGGGCCGCGCTGCGCACGGCAGGCCGCCGCTGGGGATTTGCCCTCGGCGCGCTGGCGGTGCTGGGCCTGCATCTGTGGCTGGCCTTGGCGCTGGACGAGATGCGGCTGGACTGGGAAACCGTGGCCGAGATGCCCAAGCGCCTGCAGGTGGCCTATGTGCGCGAACTGGCGCAGGCCGAGCCGCCGGCGCCGCCGCCAGCCGTGGCGCCTAAGTCGAAACCGCGTGCACCCGAGGTGGCGCCTGTGCCCGCTTCGGCGCCCGAGCCCCGGCCGGAACCCGCGCCGGTGACCGAGCCATCGCCTGCGGTCGTTGCTGCTGCATCGGCGCCGGCCATCGAAGCTCAGCCCCTGCCCGTCGAGGCGCCGGCCAGCGCCGTGGCAGCCGTCGAACCGTTTGAATGGCCGGCCAGCACCAGGCTCAGCTATGTGCTGACCGGCAATTACCGCGGCGAGGTCAATGGCAATGCGCAGGTCGAATGGATTCGCCAGGGCGAGCGCTACCAGATCAATCTGGACGTGGCCGTGGGCCCCTCGTTCGCGCCGCTGATCTCGCGCCGCATGACCAGTGATGGCGAGCTCACACCCCAGGGCCTGAAGCCGCAGCGCTATGACGAAGACACCAAGATCCTGTTCCGCGAGCGCCGCCGTGTCAGCGTGCTGTTCCAGGGCGCCGACGTGGTGCTGGCCAACGGCAAGCGCGAAGCGGCCGAGCCCGGCGTGCAAGACACCGCCAGCCAGTTCGTGCAGCTGACCTGGCTGTTCCTGACCCGGCGCGAGCAGTTCGAGCCGGGGCGCGTGGTGGACATGCCCTTGGCCCTGCCGCGCAAGGTCTACCGCTGGCGCTATGAGGTGATTGGCGACGAGACCTTGTACACGCCGATGGGTCCGCTTCAGACCTGGCACCTGAAGCCACAGCGCGAGGCCGGTGGCGGCGATCTCACGGCCGAGGTGTGGATCGCCCCGCGCCTGCAATACCTGCCGGTGCGCCTGCGCATCCATCAGGACGCCGACACCTTCATCGACCTGATGCTGAAGGCGCCGCCGGTGCAGGCGGCGCCATAG
- a CDS encoding DegT/DnrJ/EryC1/StrS family aminotransferase produces MSADGGARHSIDLGQVPGLTEGLASTGAGGAAPIYVTQPQLPPFEEFVPLLRRIWDSKCLTNGGPFHKQFEEALCEYLGVDHIALFTNATMALVTSLQALRVGGEVITTPYSFVATSHSLLWNGIKPVFVDIDPTTLNIDPAKIEAAINPHTTAIMPVHTYGRPCDVDRIQRIADTYNLKVIYDAAHAFGVETAAGSVLKHGDLSVLSFHATKVFNTFEGGAIVCPDAKTKARIDQLKNFGIVDEVTVVAPGINGKMSEFNAALGLLQLQHIDDALQQRAAVDRRYRDGLAHIAGIQCPPVATHSRHNFAYFPVLVTKDFPLSRDDLYERLREQNIFARRYFYPLISAFPMYRGLPSAAPANLPVATLAASQVLCLPIYADLTVADQTRVIDAIARVA; encoded by the coding sequence ATGAGCGCCGATGGGGGTGCACGGCACTCCATCGATTTGGGGCAGGTCCCAGGGCTGACAGAAGGCCTCGCGTCGACTGGAGCAGGCGGAGCCGCCCCTATTTATGTCACGCAGCCCCAGCTTCCGCCATTTGAGGAGTTTGTCCCATTGCTGCGGCGCATATGGGACAGCAAATGTCTGACGAATGGCGGACCGTTCCACAAGCAATTCGAAGAAGCGTTGTGCGAATACCTTGGAGTCGACCACATTGCGTTGTTCACCAACGCAACCATGGCGCTTGTCACCTCCTTGCAAGCGCTGCGTGTGGGCGGCGAGGTCATCACGACGCCCTATTCCTTCGTTGCCACCTCTCATTCTTTGCTCTGGAATGGCATCAAACCGGTATTCGTCGACATTGATCCCACGACGCTGAATATCGATCCAGCCAAGATCGAGGCTGCAATCAATCCGCACACCACCGCGATCATGCCGGTGCACACGTATGGGCGCCCTTGTGATGTCGATCGAATCCAGCGTATCGCCGACACCTACAACCTCAAGGTGATCTACGATGCCGCCCATGCCTTTGGTGTCGAAACTGCGGCGGGTAGCGTGCTCAAGCATGGCGATCTGTCGGTGCTGAGTTTCCATGCGACCAAGGTGTTCAACACCTTCGAAGGGGGGGCCATTGTCTGCCCCGACGCAAAGACCAAGGCCCGCATCGATCAGCTGAAGAACTTTGGCATTGTGGATGAGGTCACCGTGGTGGCGCCTGGCATCAATGGCAAGATGAGTGAGTTCAATGCAGCGCTGGGCTTGCTGCAATTGCAGCATATCGACGATGCACTTCAGCAGCGCGCGGCCGTCGATAGGCGGTATCGCGACGGTTTGGCCCATATCGCTGGCATTCAATGCCCACCGGTAGCCACACATTCGCGGCACAATTTCGCCTACTTCCCGGTCTTGGTCACGAAAGACTTTCCGCTCAGCCGCGATGACTTGTATGAGCGGCTTCGCGAGCAGAATATCTTTGCGCGCCGCTACTTCTATCCCTTGATCAGTGCGTTTCCGATGTACCGCGGCCTGCCTTCTGCGGCGCCCGCGAATCTGCCGGTTGCCACCTTGGCCGCCTCGCAGGTGTTGTGTTTGCCGATCTATGCTGACTTGACCGTTGCAGACCAGACGCGGGTGATTGATGCCATTGCCCGTGTCGCTTGA